From Mycobacterium cookii:
AGCTGGATCGAGAAGGACGGCAGCGGCAAACCGCAGACCCGTTATGACGGCCTGCCCGCCGTGCGCTACATGGAATATCCGGTCCTCACCGGCGTCTACCAATACGTCGCGATGTCGCTGGCCAAGACCTACACCACATTCAGCAAGCTGATCCCGCTACCCGTCGTTGCCGAGGTGGTGGTGTTCTTCGACATCGCCGCGCTCGGGCTGGCACTGGCCTGGTTGGCGACCGTGTGGGCCACCGCCGGCCTGGCCGGGCGCCGCGTCTGGGACGCCGCGCTGGTGGCCGCGTCACCGTTGGTGATCTTTCAAATCTTCACCAATTTCGATTCGCTGGCAACGGCTTTGGCGATCGGCGGCCTGCTGGCATGGGCGCGACGACGGCCGGTGCTCGCAGGGGTGCTGATCGGCCTGGGCACCGCGGCCAAGCTGTATCCGCTGCTGCTGTTGGGTCCGCTGCTGGTGCTGGGCATCAGAGCCGGGCGGCTGCGCGGCGTGGCTCGCGCTGCGGCGACGACGGGGCTGACCTGGCTGCTGGTGAATCTGCCTGTGCTGGTGTTGTTTCCGCGGGGTTGGTCGGAATTTTTCCGGCTCAACGCGCGCCGCGGCGAGGACATGGATTCGCTGTACAACGTGGTCAGATCCTTTACCGGCTGGCGGGGTTTCGACACCAACCTCGGTTTCTGGCAGCCGCCTGAGCATCTGAACGCCGTCGTGCTGGTTTTGTTCGTGGTGTGCTGTGCGGCAATCGGTTTCGTCGCGCTGACCGCTCCCCGGCGCCCGCGGGTGGCGCAGCTGGCGTTCCTGGTGGTGGTGGCGTTTCTGCTGACCAACAAGGTGTGGAGCCCGCAGTTTTCGCTGTGGCTGGTACCGCTGGCGGTGTTGGCGTTGCCGCACCGCCGGATTCTGCTGGCCTGGATGACGATCGACGCGCTGGTGTGGGTGCCGCGGATGTACTACCTGTACAGCGTGCCCGATCGCGGGTTGCCCGAGCAGTGGTTCACCGCGACGGTGCTGCTGCGCGACCTCGCGGTGCTGGGGTTGTGCGCGCTGGTGGTCCGCCAGATCTATCGGCCCGAGGAGGATCTGGTCCGCTGGGGCGGCCGGGTCGACGATCCGGCGGGCGGGGAATTCGACCGTGCACCCGACGCACCGCCGAGCTGGCTGCCGCCGTTGCTGCGCCCGGGCCGCCGTCAGCAGCCGGTCGCCGCCGATGCGCCCGAAGCGGATTTCGTCAGCTCGGCCCCCGTCCGGTAACCTATGGCGGTTGCCGACGCAGGCGACCCTCCTGCCACGGGGACCCCGTGGCCGCACACGACCATAGGAGGTGATGAGGTTCCCATGCGTCCATACGAATTGATGGTCATCCTCGACCCCACTCTCGACGAGCGCACCGTGGCTCCCTCGTTGGAGACCTTTCTCAACGTTGTCCGCAAGGACGGCGGATCGGTGGAGAAGGTCGACATCTGGGGCAAGCGCCGGCTGGCCTACGAGATCGCCAAGCACGCCGAGGGCATTTACGCGGTGATCGATCTGAAGGCCGCGCCCGCGACGGTGTCCGAGCTCGACCGCCAGCTCAGCCTGAACGAGTCGGTGCTGCGCACCAAGGTGATGCGCACCGACAAGCACTGACTGACCTGTTGACGATTGACCGCGTCGCGTCGGAGCCGTTGCGTAGGCTCAGCGAGACACCGCTCATGATCATGCGCCGCTTCCGGCGTGCCCAGAAGGACTGAGGAGTTCACAGTGGCTGGTGACACCGTCATCACGGTCATCGGAAATCTGACCGCCGACCCCGAACTGCGTTTCACACCGTCGGGCGCGGCCGTCGCGAACTTCACCGTCGCGTCGACGCCGCGCATGTTCGACCGCCAGACCAACGAGTGGAAGGACGGCGAAGCGCTGTTCCTCCGCTGCAACATCTGGCGCGAGGCCGCCGAGAACGTGGCCGAGAGCCTGACCCGTGGCTCGCGGGTGATCGTCAGCGGACGGCTCAAGCAGCGTTCGTTCGAAACCCGTGAGGGCGAGAAGCGCACCGTGGTCGAGCTCGAGGTCGACGAGATCGGCCCGAGCCTGAAGTACGCCACCGCGAAGGTCAACAAGGCCAGCCGCAGCGGCGGTGGCGGCGGCGGTTTCGGTGGTGGCGGCGGATCCCGTCAGTCGGCCCCGAGCGGCGGCGGCGCAGCACCAGCAGCCGGCGGCGACGACCCGTGGGGCAGTGCCCCGGCATCGGGCTCGTTCGGCGGCGGCGACGACGAGCCACCCTTCTAACCAACTTTTTACGACAGAACGAAAGAGACAGACATGGCCAAGTCCAGTAACAAGCGGCGCCCGGCGCCGGAGAAGCCGATCAAGACCCGCAAGTGCATCTTCTGCTCCAAGAAGGGCCAGCCGATCGACTACAAGGACACCCAGCTGCTGCGCACCTACATCAGCGAGCGGGGCAAGATCCGCGCCCGCCGGGTGACCGGTAACTGCGTGCAGCACCAGCGCGACGTTGCGATCGCGGTCAAGAACGCCCGCGAGGTGGCATTGCTGCCCTTCACCTCCGCGTCGCGGTAACCGCTAAGCGCAGAACGGAATCAGCGAAACAATGAAGCTCATTTTGACCGCCGACGTCGACCACCTCGGGTCCGTCGGCGACACCGTTGAAGTCAAAGACGGCTACGGCCGTAACTTCCTGCTGCCGCGCGGCCTGGCCATCGTCGCCTCCCGCGGTGCTGAGAAGCAGGTGGCCGACATCCGTCGCGCCCGCGAGTCCAAGCAGGTCCGCGACCGCGAGCACGCCAACGAAATCAAGACCGCGCTGGAGGCGCTGGGTTCGGTTGCGCTGCCGGTGAAGACCGCAGGCGATTCGGGCAAGCTGTTCGGCTCGGTGACCGCCGGTGCCGTCGTCACCGCGATCCGCAAGGCCGGCGGGCCCAACCTCGACAAACGGGTCGTCCGGTTGCCCAAGGGCCACATCAAGGCCGTCGGCAGCCACCCCATCATGCTGCATGTGCACCCCGAGGTCGACGTGCAGGTCGCGCTCGACGTCGTCGCCGAAGGCTAGAGGTTCGACACCCTACCCCGGTTCAGCCGTCACCGGCCCGGACCGGGGCAGAAAGCACGGTTGACGCTGTGGCGAACTCGCCCGCGTCGGTCAGATATAGCGAACGTTACCGTCCGTTAACGCGGTTAATCATTGGCTGAAACGCAACACGCCCGAAGTGGCTACCAGTCACGACACGCCGTAGAGATTCCCATCCACACAAAATCCGCAGCTGTGTGGTGCGCTTATCTGCAGTGATGTTGCAAAGTCGCATATTGCTCCACAAGTTCTCCACAACCCCTCAACACGGGCGCGGATGGATATGCACACACGATGCACAGGTCTATGAACAACACCGTTTGTTGTCCTCGCCAGCAACCTTTAACGTCGACCCGTCGTGAGGTGATGCCGGCGTTCGAAGACCGACAGCGCGGCCCGCGGTGGGAGTCCCGCCGACTGTGGGCTCGAGTTGGTCACGAGGGCGAAGGCCGACGATGCGCCCGGGGTGGGGGGTCCCCCCGTTTAGACGGGGGCCACTCGGGCGGTCGGGCTGAGTCGAGCGGTGTCGGTGGCATGACCTAACGTCAGGTCGCCGGTTTCGAATGCGCGTTCGAT
This genomic window contains:
- a CDS encoding glycosyltransferase family 87 protein, encoding MTDRAAISPRRLAADLRSADDRDCPSRTDFLGAALSGVVGGPVGRHALIGRTAVFTPVRVMFMIALVFLALGWSTKAPCLQTIGTGPPDQRVANWENQRAYYELCYSDTVPLYGAELLSQGKFPYKSSWIEKDGSGKPQTRYDGLPAVRYMEYPVLTGVYQYVAMSLAKTYTTFSKLIPLPVVAEVVVFFDIAALGLALAWLATVWATAGLAGRRVWDAALVAASPLVIFQIFTNFDSLATALAIGGLLAWARRRPVLAGVLIGLGTAAKLYPLLLLGPLLVLGIRAGRLRGVARAAATTGLTWLLVNLPVLVLFPRGWSEFFRLNARRGEDMDSLYNVVRSFTGWRGFDTNLGFWQPPEHLNAVVLVLFVVCCAAIGFVALTAPRRPRVAQLAFLVVVAFLLTNKVWSPQFSLWLVPLAVLALPHRRILLAWMTIDALVWVPRMYYLYSVPDRGLPEQWFTATVLLRDLAVLGLCALVVRQIYRPEEDLVRWGGRVDDPAGGEFDRAPDAPPSWLPPLLRPGRRQQPVAADAPEADFVSSAPVR
- the rpsR gene encoding 30S ribosomal protein S18; amino-acid sequence: MAKSSNKRRPAPEKPIKTRKCIFCSKKGQPIDYKDTQLLRTYISERGKIRARRVTGNCVQHQRDVAIAVKNAREVALLPFTSASR
- the rpsF gene encoding 30S ribosomal protein S6, whose translation is MRPYELMVILDPTLDERTVAPSLETFLNVVRKDGGSVEKVDIWGKRRLAYEIAKHAEGIYAVIDLKAAPATVSELDRQLSLNESVLRTKVMRTDKH
- a CDS encoding single-stranded DNA-binding protein; the encoded protein is MAGDTVITVIGNLTADPELRFTPSGAAVANFTVASTPRMFDRQTNEWKDGEALFLRCNIWREAAENVAESLTRGSRVIVSGRLKQRSFETREGEKRTVVELEVDEIGPSLKYATAKVNKASRSGGGGGGFGGGGGSRQSAPSGGGAAPAAGGDDPWGSAPASGSFGGGDDEPPF
- the rplI gene encoding 50S ribosomal protein L9, with the protein product MKLILTADVDHLGSVGDTVEVKDGYGRNFLLPRGLAIVASRGAEKQVADIRRARESKQVRDREHANEIKTALEALGSVALPVKTAGDSGKLFGSVTAGAVVTAIRKAGGPNLDKRVVRLPKGHIKAVGSHPIMLHVHPEVDVQVALDVVAEG